GCATATTCTGTTACCGCTTTTAATCCGTCTGGACCCATTGAACGAATGTATGTGTATGCACGAACGTTAATACCAAAGTTACCGTAGTATGGTTTTACGCGACCAATTGATTGCGGACGGTTGTAATCGAAGTGGAATGTGCCATCTTCTAATTTCACTAAAACTGGCTTTGGTAAGAATGGAATTAAATCTGCTTTTACCCCTACAGGACCTGAACCAGGACCACCGCCACCGTGTGGACCAGTGAATGTTTTGTGTAAGTTTAAGTGTACGCAGTCAAAGCCCATGTCGCCAGGACGTGCCTTAGACATTACCGCATTTAAATTTGCACCATCATAGTAAACTTTACCGCCGACACCGTGAACGATCTCAGCCATTTCTAAAATGTTTTCTTCAAATAAACCAAGTGTATTCGGGTTTGTTAACATTAAAGCTGCTGTGTCTTCACCAACAACACGACGTAAATCATCTAAGTCTACTAAACCGTCTTCATTAGATTTAATAGTAATAGTTTCAAAGCCTGCAACTGTTGCAGAAGCTGGGTTTGTACCATGTGCTGAGTCTGGAACGATTACTTTATTACGGTGACCTTCGCCATTTGCTTCATGGAACGCACGGATCATCATCAATGCTGTCCACTCACCATGTGCACCTGCAGCTGGTTGTAATGTTACTTCATCCATGCCTGTAATTTCTTCTAATGAAGTTTGTAAATCGTATAATAATTCCATTGCACCTTGAGCTGTTGACTCATCTTGTAATGGGTGGATATTTGCAAACCCAGCATAGCGTGCAACGGCTTCGTTAATTTTCGGATTATATTTCATCGTACAAGAACCTAGTGGGTAGAAGCCTGAGTCTACACCGTGGTTACGACGAGAAAGTGCAGTATAGTGACGCATAATGTCTAATTCAGATACTTCTGGTAATTCTGCTACTTCAGTACGAACTAATTCAGCTGGTAGAAGCTCTGCAAGATCGAAATCAGGCACATCTAACGCTTCTAAATTATAGCCAACGCGACCTGGTTTTGTAATTTCAAAGATAAGTGATTGGTTTTCGTTAAGCATTGTAAGCCCCCATCTCTGCAACTAGTGCATCAATTTCTTCTTTCGTACGGATCTCTGTAACTGCGATTAACGCATGATTTGCTAATTCCGGGTAAACGCGACCTAAATCGAAACCACCGATAATGCCTTTTTCAATTAATTTTTTATTGATATCTGTAACGCTTGCATTTGTTTTCACAACGATTTCGTTGAAGTGCGAACCTTGATATGCTACTTCAAATCCAGCTGCTTCAAAGGCATTTTTCGCATAGCGTGTTTTTACGATGTTTTGCTTCGCCATTTCTTGTACACCTTGTTTACCAAGTGCAGTCATTGCAACAGAAGCTGCTAATGCTAATAACGCTTGGTTCGAACAAATGTTAGAAGTCGCTTTGTCACGGCGGATATGTTGCTCACGAGCTTGTAATGTTAAAACGTAACCACGACGGCCATCTTGGTCAACTGTCTCACCAACTAAACGGCCTGGTACTTTACGCATTAATTTGTTTGTTACTGCGAAGAAACCACAGTGAGGACCACCGAATGCTTCAGCGATACCGAATGGTTGTGCATCACCAACTGTAATGTCTGCGCCTAATTTACCTGGTGGTGTTAATACGCCAAGTGCTAATGGGTTTGAAGAAACGATAAATAACCCTTTTGCATCATGTGTAATATCCGCTAATGGCTGTAAGTTCTCCACTTGGCCAAAAAAGTTCGGATATTGAACGATTACACCAGCAGTTTGATCATCTACTAAGCCTTTTAATGCTTCGATGTCTGTTACGCCGTCTTTTGTTGGAATTGTAATAACTTCAATTGATTGACCATATGCATAAGTCGCAACAACATCTTTATATTCTGGGTGTACTGCACCAGAAACTAATAATTTTTTACGACGTGTATGACCTGCTGCTAACATACCAGCCTCTGCTAAAGACGTACCGCCATCATACATAGAAGAGTTTGCTAAATCCATACCTGTTAATTCAGCAATCATTGTTTGGAATTCAAAAATCGCTTGTAATTCCCCTTGAGAAATTTCAGGTTGGTATGGAGTATATGCTGTGTAAAACTCTGAACGAGAAATTACATGATCTACGATAATTGGTTTGTAGTGATTATATACCCCTGCACCAAGAAATGATACGTTTGTTGCTGTA
This portion of the Solibacillus daqui genome encodes:
- the gcvPB gene encoding aminomethyl-transferring glycine dehydrogenase subunit GcvPB; amino-acid sequence: MLNENQSLIFEITKPGRVGYNLEALDVPDFDLAELLPAELVRTEVAELPEVSELDIMRHYTALSRRNHGVDSGFYPLGSCTMKYNPKINEAVARYAGFANIHPLQDESTAQGAMELLYDLQTSLEEITGMDEVTLQPAAGAHGEWTALMMIRAFHEANGEGHRNKVIVPDSAHGTNPASATVAGFETITIKSNEDGLVDLDDLRRVVGEDTAALMLTNPNTLGLFEENILEMAEIVHGVGGKVYYDGANLNAVMSKARPGDMGFDCVHLNLHKTFTGPHGGGGPGSGPVGVKADLIPFLPKPVLVKLEDGTFHFDYNRPQSIGRVKPYYGNFGINVRAYTYIRSMGPDGLKAVTEYAVLNANYMMRRLEEHFDLPYNRHCKHEFVLSGRRQKKLGVRTLDIAKRLLDFGYHPPTVYFPLNVEEGIMIEPTETESKETLDAFCDAMIQIAQETIDNPALVQEAPHTTVVNRLDETRAARTPVLRYTKPEAVAQEV
- the gcvPA gene encoding aminomethyl-transferring glycine dehydrogenase subunit GcvPA; the protein is MKHRYLPMTEQDQQEMLATIGVATIDELFADIPEKVRFKGQYNIKEAKSEAALMKELAQLAAKNKDTATNVSFLGAGVYNHYKPIIVDHVISRSEFYTAYTPYQPEISQGELQAIFEFQTMIAELTGMDLANSSMYDGGTSLAEAGMLAAGHTRRKKLLVSGAVHPEYKDVVATYAYGQSIEVITIPTKDGVTDIEALKGLVDDQTAGVIVQYPNFFGQVENLQPLADITHDAKGLFIVSSNPLALGVLTPPGKLGADITVGDAQPFGIAEAFGGPHCGFFAVTNKLMRKVPGRLVGETVDQDGRRGYVLTLQAREQHIRRDKATSNICSNQALLALAASVAMTALGKQGVQEMAKQNIVKTRYAKNAFEAAGFEVAYQGSHFNEIVVKTNASVTDINKKLIEKGIIGGFDLGRVYPELANHALIAVTEIRTKEEIDALVAEMGAYNA